A part of Fusarium graminearum PH-1 chromosome 3, whole genome shotgun sequence genomic DNA contains:
- a CDS encoding pH-response regulator protein palC: MPFPFVLPTTSSFSFSSSFSSDTHPSLPLNASTYRGVVRDTLKKHKRLPPSSQISNLSRVVSSVNKYLPYLLLVDEGLSNKGTAIVNLKAPLVIEWRPTLSGEVVPGRERARIKISSLEHEIAFVVSTLGFSHVLASRSALQPLYSTSSEFPGAQERTNAIQTATKSLLEAASVYDYLANRGEHATVSPPCPDVSQGTARALSSLALAEATLLAVLKDDPYPAIVAQDRNKNDKEWMFKAPEIPKVRAHLYARLCLAASEHAAKASSLCSTAGTGSLKINSALLRYIEDLRRTCRARACRFFGIDAELGGQVADGIGWVRAGLSELGVEPKDHSKKSGLSFSKLKKDISEKREDRRVEKEAAWGSDAGKLEEIRVLEMLDVKWNKVNDTMNTQLVPPINTLLSKMPSGREIHTVKPYEVPSLDRDVLEGMRAPPEEDDAYVDDLSSDDDIKGEPSAPVGAFPGTVHDYSRSPSTPGNAYY; this comes from the exons ATGCCGTTTCCTTTCGTTCTTCCGACgacttcctccttctccttctcgtcaagctTCAGCTCTGATACCCATCCTTCACTGCCCCTCAACGCGAGCACGTATCGCGGGGTAGTACGCGATACCTTGAAAAAGCACAAAAGACTCCCACCAAGCTCTCAAATCTCGAATCTCAGCAGAGTAGTATCCAGTGTTAACAAATATCTCCCTTATCTGCTACTGGTGGACGAAGGTTTAAGCAACAAAGGCACGGCGATTGTTAACCTCAAGGCTCCTCTGGTCATTGAATGGAGGCCAACGTTATCAGGCGAAGTTGTCCCAGGGCGTGAGAGGGCCAGGATCAAGATCTCGTCTCTGGAACATGAGATTGCGTTTGTAGTCTCAACATTGGGCTTCTCGCATGTTCTAGCATCCCGGTCCGCCCTACAACCTCTCTATTCTACCAGCAGCGAGTTCCCTGGAGCCCAGGAGCGAACAAACGCAATCCAGACAGCGACAAAGTCTCTACTTGAAGCCGCTTCAGTATATGACTACCTTGCAAATCGGGGAGAGCACGCCACAGTCAGTCCACCATGTCCTGATGTCTCCCAAGGCACAGCCCGAGCACTGTCTTCTCTGGCCCTAGCTGAAGCCACATTACTTGCTGTCCTCAAAGATGACCCATACCCAGCAATAGTTGCGCAAGACCGTAACAAAAACGATAAAGAGTGGATGTTCAAGGCCCCTGAAATCCCAAAGGTTCGCGCTCATCTGTATGCTCGACTTTGTCTAGCGGCCTCGGAACATGCAGCCAAAGCATCGTCTTTGTGTAGCACAGCTGGAACCGGATCGCTCAAAATCAACAGCGCCCTTCTAAGATACATAGAAGATCTCCGCCGAACATGTAGAGCTCGGGCCTGTCGTTTCTTCGGAATTGATGCTGAGCTAGGTGGCCAAGTTGCAGACGGTATTGGGTGGGTTCGAGCCGGTCTCTCAGAGTTGGGTGTCGAGCCCAAGGATCACAGCAAGAAGAGCggcctcagcttcagcaaaTTAAAGAAAGACATCTCAGAAAAGCGTGAAGACCGGCGAGTCGAAAAGGAGGCTGCTTGGGGAAGTGATGCAGGCAAGCTGGAGGAAATAAGAGTACTAGAGATGCTCGACGTCAAGTGGAACAAAGTTAATGATACG ATGAACACGCAACTTGTCCCTCCCATCAATACTCTTCTCAGCAAGATGCCATCAGGGCGAGAGATTCACACAGTGAAGCCTTACGAAGTCCCTTCACTAGACAGAGACGTGCTGGAAGGCATGCGCGCACCGccagaggaggatgatgcaTATGTCGATGATTTAAGttcagatgatgatatcaagggcGAACCCTCGGCACCGGTTGGTGCGTTCCCAGGAACTGTACATGACTACTCGCGAAGTCCAAGCACGCCAGGCAATGCATACTATTAG
- a CDS encoding succinate dehydrogenase iron-sulfur protein, with translation MAALRSSSRLVGAFSRTAAIRPGTVFTRSMASVSEPAKEPESKLKSFQIYRWNPDTPSEKPRLQTYTLDLNKTGPMILDALIRIKNELDPTLTFRRSCREGICGSCAMNINGQNTLACLCRIPTEAASDVKIYPLPHTYVVKDLVPDLTHFYKQYKSIKPYLQRDTPAEDGREYRQTKEDRRKLDGLYECILCACCSTSCPSYWWNSEEYLGPAILLQSYRWLADSRDQRTAERKQNLENSMSLYRCHTILNCTRACPKGLNPGKAIAEIKKQMAFGN, from the exons ATGGCTGCTCTCCGATCTTCCTCTCGCCTTGTTGGCGCCTTCTCAAGGACTGCTGCTATTCGCCCCGGCACTGTCTTCACTCGCTCTATGGCCTCGGTCAGCGAACCTGCCAAGGAGCCCGAGTCCAAGTTGAAGTCCTTCCAGATCTACCGATGGAACCCCGATACCCCCAGCGAGAAGCCCCGTCTTCAGACCTACACTCTGGacctcaacaagactggaCCTATGATTCTCGATGCTCTTATCCGAATCAAGAACGAGCTCGACCCTACTCTGACCTTCCGACGAAGTTGCCGTGAGGGTATCTGCGGTAGCTGTGCCATGAACATCAACGGCCAGAACACCCTTGCCTGCTTGT GCCGTATCCCTACCGAGGCTGCTTCCGACGTCAAGATCTACCCTCTTCCTCACACCTACGTCGTCAAGGACCTTGTCCCTGATCTGACACACTTCTACAAACAGTACAAGAGCATCAAGCCTTACCTCCAGCGCGACACCCCGGCCGAAGAC GGACGTGAATACCGACAGACCAAGGAGGACCGACGCAAGCTCGACGGTCTTTATGAGTGCATTCTCTGCGCCTGCTGCTCTACTTCATGCCCATCTTACTGGTGGAACTCTGAGGAGTACCTCGGTCCTGCTATCCTGCTCCAGTCTTACCGATGGCTCGCCGATTCTCGTGACCAGCGCACCGCCGAGCGAAAGCAGAACCTCGAGAACTCAATGAGTCTGTACCGTTGCCACACTATCCTTAACTGTACCCGAGCCTGCCCCAAGGGTCTCAACCCTGGTAAGGCGAttgccgagatcaagaagcagatggCTTTCGGTAActag